GCTGCCGCAGGATGTCCACCGGGAAAGCGACCTTGCCGATGTCGTGGAGCATCGCGGCGCGCAGGAGTGCGGCGGCCTCGCCGTCTCCGAGGTTCAGCTCGTCCGCCATCATCGCCGAGAACGCGGCGACCCTTTCGGCGTGCCCCGGCTCGAACGCATCCCTCCGGTCCGCCCATTCCGCCGCCAGCGACGCGACCTCGAGATACGGCTCCATCGGCTTGTCGTAGCGCGGAACGCGGGAGGACAGGATCGCGCCGATGCGGCTGCCCACCGCCTTCCACCCCGCGTGCGCCCCAGGGGGATCGTCGCTTCTTCTGGGATTCCTCCCCGGCCGCTCGTTCCCCCCCCAGAGAACCACCCGGCGGACCTTGACCAGCGCGTCCACGCGGGCGAGGAGCTCCTCCGCGCCGAACGGGCTGCCGATCCGATCCACGATGCGCTCGTCCAATCGTACGTCGGCGAAGAGATCCGAGTCGCCGTGGACGAAGAGAAGCGGTGCCGGAAAGCCACGAGGCGGCCTGCCGGAGACCTCGAGCACGGGGTCGGGCGAGCCGACGGGTGCCACGACCAGCTCGGGCAGTAGCGCGCGCTCCGCGTCGCGCCAGCCCGAGACGGTGGATTGCCAGTGAACGGTGTGCCCGTCCTCCCGAAGTAGGGTTCTTATCCCCCCCGCCCGCTCGCGATCCTCCGCCAGGAGGAGAATCTCCGCCACGTCCGACCTCCGCCGGCCAAATATAGGTCCGCGGACGGGAATGTCACGCGGGGCGCGGAGGGGAGTCAGGCCGCGTGGGTCGAGGACGACGCGGGCCGTACGATGCCGGCCTGGACGACGCCCACGATCGCCCATCCCGCCAGCGTGTCGACGAGGACCGACAGGGTGTAGTCCGCGGGATAGGCGAACCAGTTCCACTGCATCGCCGGACCGAGGATCCACGCGAACAGGCCCATGCCGAGGACCAGCGCGACTCTTCCGACGTGGCTCGCGATGTTGGCGCGTCTCAGCACGACCGCGGAGAAGACAGCCGCCGCCACGGCGAAGCCGAGCCCCCGCATCATCGGGCGGAACATCCTGGCCGGGGAACGTCCTTCCGGGTGGTAAGCGAGGGTCGCGACCGGGCCGCGAAGGGCCCGATCCTCCCACTCCCGCTGCGCGGCCGCCCGTTCCTCCTCGGATTTCCCGTACGCGTCGGGTAGCCCCGGGATGACGTAGAGGCCGCCGACGGTCCTCGCTTGCACGAGAGCCTCGACCACGCGGCTCTCGGCGCCCAGCGTCCTCAGCGAGGATCGGTGGAGCGGAAGGAGCGTCCAGGCCAGCACGCTCCAGACGAACAGGACCACACCGCCTGCGATGCCCCCGAGTAACACGTTTCTGGTCAAAGGCCGCCCCCGCGTGTCAGCGCTCCGCCGTCCTGACCGCGCCCTCGCGCCGGCTCAAGACGTCCCATCCGCCCGCGCGGCACGGAGCCGCGCCCAGTGCCGCCAGCTGACGGCCGACGCGACCAGGAGCGCCACGCCGACCGCGACGTAAACGAGCCCGAGCCATGGCCTCGAAGCCGCCGAATGGCGGAGCGCGAACCCCGCCGCCATCATCAGCGGCACGAGCGACCACGCCTTCCAGGAGAACGCGGCACCGGCGCAGCGCCCGTCCTCGGACGCGAGGATCCGCTCCGCGTTCCTCTCGGCGCGCCGGCGCAGAAAGAAGCGCGCCTTCGCCCATCCTCCGGCCGCCGCGACGGCGAGGAACGCCGTGGCGCGGAGCGGAGGCGCCGCGAGCGACCAGTAGATCCCCGCGGCCAGGAGGCCGGCCCCGGTCACGGACCACAGGAGACCGGCCAGCAGGAGTCGGGTGCCCCGCGAGGATGCCGGTTTGAGCCTCTGTGACCATCCCACGGGCGGCAGGATAACGCGAAACGGACGACCGACCTACCGGCGGGACCCGCCTTCGCAAGACGGCCGTCCGGTCCCACCGCTTTCTGGTAAAGTGCCCCCTGCGAGGTGATGATGAGCGTGATCGAGATCTTCGTCGTCGTCGCCGTCATCCTCCTGGCCGTGCTCGTGGGCGTGGCCATCCCCCCGCTTCTCCAGCTCCGATCCACGTTGAAGAGCCTCGAGGTGTTCCTGGACGACACGCGGCCGAGGCTCCGGGCGACGCTCGATCAGGCGAACGAAGCCGCGGGCCGGGTCAACAGGGCCGCCGCCGGGATCGAGGAGGGCGTCGTCAGGATCCGGGGAACCGTCGAGGCGGTTGCCTCGCTCGGGGAGACGCTCCGGAGCGTTCAGGGCGCCCTTCGGAAGACGGCTGCCGTTGCGAGCGCGATCGGGCCAGCGCTCGCGGCGGGGATCCGTGTGTTCTGGCCCACGGGGGACGAAACCGAACCCCCTGCCGCGGATTCCTCCGCCGGCGGGGAGCGGGAGGCGGACGACCCGGCGCGTCCGTCCGTGGAGGCACCATGAGCGATTCGAGCCGATACGGTGGTGCGCATCTCCTGGTCGCGTTTCTCGCGGGGGCGGCGGCGGGCGCCGCGGTCGCGTACCTGACCGCGCCCGGGTCGGGTCGCGAGACCCGCGAGCAGTTGAAAGGCTGGGCCGGCGACGCGCGCGCGAAGGCCGTGCGCGTTCCCCACGCGTTTCGGGAGGCGTACGCGAAGGCCGCCGAGGCGGCCAAGGCGGCGTTCGTCGAGGCGCTCCGCGATTCCGGGGGGGCCGACCCGACCGGCTAGAAACGCAGGACGTCCTCGAAGAAATCGAGGACCGCTTTCCCCGCCCAGAACCGCGGCTCGTGCGATTGCCAGTACCCGAGGTGGCCGCCCTTCGCAGGGTGTGCGAACGAGAGCCGGGCACCGGGCGCGCTCCGATAGGGCGCGAAGGTCTCGACGGGCACGAACGGGTCGTCGGCCGCGGAGAGGATCAGGGCCGGGACTCGCACCGACGTCAGGTGCGGTCCTGCGCTGGACGCCGCGTAGTACGCCTCGGCCGACCGGTAGCCCGCGTCCGGCGCCGTGAAGAACCGGTCGAAGCGTCGCACCGTGCGAACGCGCCAGAAAGTCGCCTCGGGTCCCGGGAGCGGCCGGACGCTCCGGACCCGCCGGATCTGGCCGCAGAGGAGGCGGCTGAAGTGCACCTGGTACGGGAAGTTCGAGGGTCGCTCGAGCGCGTGGCAGCATGCGTCGAGGTCCACCGGCGGGTTCACTCCCGCCACCGCGTCGGCGGCGCTCCCCTCCGCGGCGCGCCCGGCGAAGAGCAGCACCAGGTTCCCGCCAAGAGAGAACCCGGCCGCGGCGATGGGTCGCGGCAGCGCGGCCGCGTCGAGGTCCTCGAGGACCCGCCCCACGTCGTTCCACTGTCCCCCGTTGTAGAGCGTCCTGGCGAGCGCCTCGGTCCCGCCGCAGTTCCGGAGGTTCATTCGGGCGACGACCCATCCGCGGGCGAGCGCGAGACAGGCGGTGCGCCGGACGTACGGCGAGTCGGCGCTCCCCCCTAGCCCGTGGACCAACAGCAAGGTCCCTCGCGCCGCTCCGGCGGGGTGGTTGAGAAGGACGCGGACCGCGCTCCCCTCCCCGACGGAAACGTCGAGGATCTCGTCCAGGCCGTCCGGACGCGGCGCCGCCATCAGGGAAGGGACGAAGGTCCGAAGATGCCGGCCGGGGAGCCACCGCGCGGGTGAGAAGACCTCTCGCTCCACGCCGCCGCAAGCTAGCACAGGTTCGCGCATCGGGTGGCTGGCCGGACTCCGCTCTCTCCCGGGGTCGACTACGGCTCGAGGGCGAGGCGGGCGAGGATCTCCGCGCCCCTCGCCAGCACGGACTCGTCGAAATCGAAGCCGGCGGAATGGTGCGGCCGGCCGGGCCCGGGGAGAGCCGCGCCGAGGAGCGCGATCGCGCCGGGGACCTCGCGCAGGAAATACGCGAAGTCCTCGGAGGCCGCGAGCGGCGGCGACTCGATCACGTTCTCCGGA
The nucleotide sequence above comes from Terriglobia bacterium. Encoded proteins:
- a CDS encoding HD domain-containing protein — encoded protein: MAEILLLAEDRERAGGIRTLLREDGHTVHWQSTVSGWRDAERALLPELVVAPVGSPDPVLEVSGRPPRGFPAPLLFVHGDSDLFADVRLDERIVDRIGSPFGAEELLARVDALVKVRRVVLWGGNERPGRNPRRSDDPPGAHAGWKAVGSRIGAILSSRVPRYDKPMEPYLEVASLAAEWADRRDAFEPGHAERVAAFSAMMADELNLGDGEAAALLRAAMLHDIGKVAFPVDILRQRGPLDEEQARLMRTHPERGAALLRALDSDEEVARAIQFHHERADGQGYYGKSGADVPRLSRVLAVAEAFDAMTTSRVRATLPIGRARAFLKEQRGVQFDAECVDALLEVTRPAGTSFEISRT
- a CDS encoding DUF948 domain-containing protein → MSVIEIFVVVAVILLAVLVGVAIPPLLQLRSTLKSLEVFLDDTRPRLRATLDQANEAAGRVNRAAAGIEEGVVRIRGTVEAVASLGETLRSVQGALRKTAAVASAIGPALAAGIRVFWPTGDETEPPAADSSAGGEREADDPARPSVEAP
- a CDS encoding YtxH domain-containing protein — encoded protein: MSDSSRYGGAHLLVAFLAGAAAGAAVAYLTAPGSGRETREQLKGWAGDARAKAVRVPHAFREAYAKAAEAAKAAFVEALRDSGGADPTG
- a CDS encoding alpha/beta fold hydrolase; translated protein: MREPVLACGGVEREVFSPARWLPGRHLRTFVPSLMAAPRPDGLDEILDVSVGEGSAVRVLLNHPAGAARGTLLLVHGLGGSADSPYVRRTACLALARGWVVARMNLRNCGGTEALARTLYNGGQWNDVGRVLEDLDAAALPRPIAAAGFSLGGNLVLLFAGRAAEGSAADAVAGVNPPVDLDACCHALERPSNFPYQVHFSRLLCGQIRRVRSVRPLPGPEATFWRVRTVRRFDRFFTAPDAGYRSAEAYYAASSAGPHLTSVRVPALILSAADDPFVPVETFAPYRSAPGARLSFAHPAKGGHLGYWQSHEPRFWAGKAVLDFFEDVLRF